A stretch of the Lactuca sativa cultivar Salinas chromosome 9, Lsat_Salinas_v11, whole genome shotgun sequence genome encodes the following:
- the LOC111899030 gene encoding uncharacterized protein LOC111899030 has protein sequence MDVAVIDWKDSKFEKDILYEDINAPQWIDFSNHDPPVDDEAWFCRPDCDHPKTVEDFFRQRTPNSAKLPRSVSVSEIPEFSDRNRRDAALKKRGFPLNKDSKTTKCIQDSENQNPNFSTPPIHKPKSIKEMIKSSSEKINVENDFLLKEEPQPPRLLKHTLSARNLFAGRDILNQVTEFCNELKRLATRTKDYGEKEIVNKSVVPSKKQEMGVLQESKTERKPLLENHEENVKEKLTRKKMNGDLENTPIALNMKTIRGKDEERLLQIRTNPPSPQCFSANRGTPKPTPPPKASRLRTKERGILEEISIKEVKKEVKVNTNQAAPLLTQNEAKGLDVFWLFKPCTLSS, from the exons ATGGATGTAGCTGTGATCGATTGGAAAGATTCGAAGTTCGAAAAGGACATACTTTATGAAGACATTAACGCTCCTCAATGGATTGATTTCTCCAATCATGATCCTCCTGTTGATGATGAAGCTTGGTTCTGCCGCCCTG ATTGTGATCATCCAAAGACGGTGGAAGATTTCTTCAGGCAAAGAACCCCCAATTCAGCAAAG CTTCCTAGATCGGTTAGCGTTTCTGAGATCCCTGAATTTAGTGATCGAAATCGCAG AGATGCAGCGTTGAAGAAGAGGGGCTTCCCATTGAACAAAGACTCAAAAACTACAAAATGCATTCAAGATAGTGAGAATCAGAACCCCAATTTCTCAACCCCTCCTATTCACAAACCCAAATCCATAAAAGAAATGATCAAATCAAGCTCAGAGAAGATCAATGTCGAGAACGATTTCTTACTAAAAGAAGAACCCCAACCCCCAAGGCTTCTGAAACACACATTGTCTGCACGAAATCTATTTGCTGGAAGAGATATACTGAATCAGGTCACTGAGTTTTGCAACGAGTTGAAGCGATTGGCAACAAGAACAAAAGATTATGGTGAAAAAGAGATTGTAAATAAGAGTGTGGTGCCTTCAAAGAAACAGGAAATGGGAGTTTTGCAGGAAAGTAAAACTGAAAGGAAGCCATTGTTAGAGAATCATGAAGAAAATGTGAAGGAGAAGCTCACTAGGAAAAA GATGAATGGTGATTTAGAGAACACCCCGATTGCAttaaatatgaaaaccataaggGGCAAAGATGAGGAAAGATTGTTGCAGATTCGAACAAATCCTCCATCGCCTCAATGCTTTTCTGCTAACCGTGGGACCCCCAAACCCACCCCACCTCCTAAGGCATCCCGTCTCAGAACTAAG GAGAGAGGGATACTAGAAGAAATCAGTATAAAGGAGGTGAAGAAGGAAGTCAAAGTCAATACAAATCAAGCTGCTCCTCTTTTAACACAGAATGAAGCAAAAGGGTTGGATGTTTTCTGGTTGTTTAAACCCTGCACACTTTCTAgctaa